One window of Candidatus Kaelpia aquatica genomic DNA carries:
- a CDS encoding glycosyltransferase family 2 protein produces MKPLVVIPAHNEERLLGGVLEDILRPNLFDILVVDDGSIDDTYQLAGSYSVAVLKNEINMGKGAALKRGFDYAESKGYKDIIVADADGQHKVEDLIAIYNVSLNSSADIIIGNRMWRPQNMPWIRKTTNTLISKALSCIAKVYIPDTQCGLKLLREHTLSGLNISSNKFEVESEILLKSINKGCRIESVNISSVYLKGRRSHIRPFRDTMRFLRYFFKVLCGR; encoded by the coding sequence ATGAAGCCATTAGTAGTTATTCCTGCACATAATGAAGAGAGGTTACTGGGCGGTGTTTTAGAGGATATATTAAGACCTAACCTTTTTGACATTCTTGTCGTCGATGATGGCTCTATAGACGACACTTATCAGCTAGCAGGTTCTTATTCGGTTGCAGTGTTAAAAAATGAGATCAATATGGGTAAAGGTGCTGCGCTAAAAAGAGGTTTCGATTATGCAGAGAGCAAGGGCTATAAAGATATTATAGTTGCTGATGCTGACGGACAGCATAAGGTAGAAGACTTAATTGCTATATATAATGTATCTTTAAATTCAAGCGCTGATATAATCATAGGAAATAGAATGTGGCGTCCGCAGAATATGCCTTGGATAAGAAAGACGACAAATACTCTGATCTCCAAAGCACTCTCTTGTATTGCTAAGGTATATATTCCGGATACGCAATGCGGGTTGAAATTATTGAGAGAGCATACGCTTTCAGGTCTAAACATATCTAGCAATAAGTTTGAAGTTGAATCAGAGATACTGCTTAAATCTATAAATAAAGGATGTAGGATAGAGTCTGTTAATATCTCTTCAGTCTACCTAAAAGGCAGAAGAAGCCATATCAGGCCTTTCCGGGATACGATGCGTTTCTTGAGATATTTTTTCAAAGTCCTCTGCGGTAGATGA
- the plsY gene encoding glycerol-3-phosphate 1-O-acyltransferase PlsY: MREAVFIFFAYIVGGVPFAYIISRVFSRVDIRKRGSGNVGATNVLRVVGPIAGVLVLLLDILKGFLVVKLAPQSIIYVAGLAVIVGHCWTPFLRFKGGKGVATTLGVLLGINPIFCLFAASSWIVVFSIFKIVSLSSISAILILPIILLIRGEQPFLLSFITIYSALIIFRHQANLIRLIRGEEKRIKFKKSCK, translated from the coding sequence ATGAGAGAGGCAGTCTTTATCTTCTTTGCTTACATAGTAGGAGGGGTTCCATTCGCCTATATTATATCTAGAGTTTTTTCCAGAGTTGATATCAGAAAGAGAGGTAGCGGCAATGTTGGTGCGACAAATGTGCTTAGAGTTGTTGGTCCGATTGCCGGAGTATTAGTTCTTTTGTTAGATATTCTTAAAGGTTTTCTGGTTGTAAAGCTAGCGCCTCAAAGCATTATATATGTAGCAGGGTTGGCTGTTATTGTTGGTCACTGTTGGACTCCTTTCCTTCGCTTTAAAGGCGGCAAAGGTGTCGCAACTACATTAGGAGTTCTTTTAGGTATAAATCCTATTTTTTGTTTATTTGCTGCCTCAAGTTGGATTGTTGTGTTTAGTATTTTTAAAATTGTTTCACTCTCTTCGATTTCAGCAATCTTAATTTTACCTATAATTCTTCTTATTAGGGGCGAGCAGCCGTTCTTATTATCCTTTATAACTATATATTCAGCCCTGATAATATTTCGCCATCAGGCTAATCTTATTAGGTTGATAAGAGGGGAAGAGAAGAGGATAAAATTTAAGAAAAGTTGTAAATAA